The following are from one region of the Periophthalmus magnuspinnatus isolate fPerMag1 chromosome 5, fPerMag1.2.pri, whole genome shotgun sequence genome:
- the igfn1.4 gene encoding immunoglobulin-like and fibronectin type III domain-containing protein 1, with amino-acid sequence MFRKSKVTDGTSVGQVGFKKKSRVPGVMITQFVETLPEGKSHPDFTRKPIALTIQEGKFAFFKAIVTGDPKPAVTWTRNNGNVSDESRYQAKYDPNSDEHTFEMPNVQPDQADTYKCIAINEYGQAFVTVVLNVIEVGFKKAKAPEQAPDATDGNFKTVLKRKSKIRPKSEQPERKEGEIDPKFWELLMSADKKDYEGICAEFGVTDFRWMLKKLNEMKKEREEEQATFVKNLSNLKPINVNPDGSASFELDMDLLEPSSHIYIYKDGEMVPYTKEMGEKMKHSLKQVGRKFVFSMKDLLPDDAGLYQLDVEGVTMFSTEFKVPMVDFLVKIQEVKATEREDAVFECVLSNPFSKINWFGKNLPLEQGEKFDIEVSEDKLIHRLVVKDCMVVDKGIYSACAGIKTCNAWLLVEPDKNAGKGKKAERKTTRAGGSGVDLQKVAEEQQAKLEKQYEERKEVIKAAQEAAAAAPPPETPSKAVAELSITDGLSDTYALRGNPLELTVTMNTECDGTWFKDGEPLSSGSGITVFKEGVAHKIRIASCQDDDSGVYRFVAGELSTQGKVTVGDVPEFDPDELHKFSKPVVVRVGQNAAFKMPFPPQEGLVVSWFKDGTEVKDGGGVKIVREPNHSRLLFKDCLRTDAGEIRIQLKNPFGAVEATSRLIVLDRPGPPEGPVETVETTSTVIEIKWNPPKDDGGSAVTHYIIERQPTRQSLWTKLGDVSADRTTFRDRNVTHGKKYNYRIYAENPEGISDPLETADSIMAGVLILSGPPGAPQIVSASKTCIHLTWTPPEDTRGVPIVGYLLEKRKKDTNQWVAINAVNEPIEDTKSAVKDVTEGSEYQFRVSAINESGAGDPSPPSEMVCAKNPNMRPCFKDPEDFMVVRAGNSVRIKIKYEAEPPPQITWLKDDEPISPWINVINTEGLSQLVIPSSKRSDSAVYTIIAKNLVGEASFDIEVRVTDEPKSPGPVEIEQTVHGKLLISWAPSPDQELDDRLYYVVSQCDSNNRMWKNVADRLFTNSYTAINISPGIEYRFRIFAKNDMGLSDPSHSPPWGVNNNRVPIPTNGLNSTEVSFERPPSILVPLKVHTPPKGYQLFMTCAVRGCPTPNISWYLDNICINSDNHYYMTNSFGVCSLYILRVRPKDSGEYKVVAVNSFGQAECSTKLIVKE; translated from the exons TGGGGTTCAAGAAAAAGTCGAGGGTCCCTGGAGTGATGATTACACAATTTGTTGAGACACTGCCAGAGGGAAAGAGCCACCCAGATTTCACTCGTAAGCCAATTGCTTTGACTATCCAAGAGG GGAAGTTTGCCTTTTTCAAAGCCATTGTGACTGGAGACCCCAAACCTGCTGTGACATGGACTCGGAATAATGGAAACGTTTCTGATGAATCAAGATACCAAGCAAAATATGACCCAAACTCAGATGAGCATACATTTGAG ATGCCGAATGTGCAGCCAGATCAAGCGGATACATACAAATGCATTGCCATAAATGAGTATGGGCAAGCCTTCGTCACAGTTGTTCTGAATGTAATTGAAG TTGGTTTTAAAAAGGCAAAGGCTCCAGAACAAGCTCCAGATGCTACCGATGGGAATTTCAAGACTGTCCTTAAAAGAAAGAG CAAGATCCGTCCCAAATCTGAGCAGCctgagagaaaggaaggagaaatTGACCCAAAGTTTTGGGAGCTCCTGATGAGTGCTGACAAGAAGGACTATGAGGgcatctgtgcagagtttggAGTCACAGACTTTCGTTGGATGCTCAAGAAGCTGAATGaaatgaagaaagaaagagaagaagaacaagCCACG TTTGTAAAAAACCTGTCCAACCTGAAGCCAATTAATGTCAATCCAGATGGCTCTGCATCCTTTGAGCTGGACATGGATCTGCTTGAACCAAGCAgccatatttatatatacaag GATGGTGAGATGGTCCCATACACGAAGGAGATGGGAGAGAAAATGAAGCACAGCCTGAAACAAGTAGGAAGAAAATTTGTATTTAGTATGAAGGACCTGCTGCCTGATGATGCTGGGCTGTATCAGCTGGACGTGGAGGGTGTCACCATGTTCTCAACAGAATTCAAAG TACCTATGGTGGATTTCTTGGTGAAGATTCAAGAAGTGAAAGCAACTGAGAGAGAAGATGCCGTTTTTGAATGTGTGCTGTCAAACCCATTTTCCAAAATTAACTGGTTTGGTAAAAATCTGCCACTGGAGCAAGGGGAGAAATTTGATATTGAAGTATCCGAGGACAAACTCATTCACAGACTGGTCGTCAAAGACTGCATGGTCGTAGATAAAGGAATATACTCTGCCTGCGCTGGTATTAAGACCTGCAACGCCTGGCTACTGGTAGAAC cgGATAAGAATGCAGGAAAAGGGaagaaagcagagagaaagacaacaAGAGCTGGAGGGTCGGGTGTGGACCTGCAAAAGGTGGCTGAGGAGCAACAAGCTAAACTGGAAAAACAGTATGAGGAACGGAAAGAAGTGATCAAAGCAGCCCAAGAAGCTGCAGCGGCCGCACCTCCACCTGAGACTCCTA GTAAAGCAGTGGCTG aGCTTAGCATCACTGATGGACTTTCTGATACTTATGCTCTCCGAGGGAACCCACTTGAATTAACAGTGACAATGAATACCGAATGTGATGGTACCTGGTTCAAAGATGGCGAGCCG TTATCCTCTGGTAGTGGAATCACTGTATTCAAAGAGGGAGTGGCCCATAAAATACGAATCGCTAGCTGCCAAGATGATGACTCAGGAGTTTATCGTTTTGTTGCAGGCGAACTTAGCACACAAGGAAAGGTCACAGTGGGAG ATGTACCTGAATTTGACCCAGATGAGCTTCATAAATTCTCCAAGCCTGTGGTAGTCCGAGTGGGTCAGAATGCAGCCTTTAAGATGCCCTTCCCAccgcaggagggactggtggtCAGTTGGTTCAAAGATGGCACCGAAGTCAAAGATGGTGGTGGAGTGAAGATCGTGAGGGAGCCCAACCACAGTCGGCTGCTGTTCAAAGACTGCCTGAGAACAGATGCAGGAGAAATCAGAATCCAGCTTAAAAACCCTTTTGGGGCAGTAGAGGCCACATCTCGGCTCATTGTATTAG ATCGTCCTGGACCACCCGAGGGTCCTGTGGAGACAGTGGAAACCACTTCCACTGTGATCGAAATTAAATGGAACCCTCCAAAAGACGACGGTGGCTCAGCAGTGACGCACTACATCATTGAGCGCCAACCCACCAGGCAGAGTTTGTGGACCAAGCTGGGGGACGTCTCGGCTGACAGAACCACCTTCAGAGACAGAAATGTGACTCACGGAAAGAAATACAACTACCGCATCTATGCCGAAAACCCCGAGGGAATAAGCGATCCGCTAGAGACAGCTGACAGCATCATGGCAGGAGTGCTGA tcctctctggtcctcctgGAGCACCCCAGATCGTGAGTGCCTCCAAGACATGCATCCACCTGACCTGGACTCCCCCTGAGGACACACGGGGAGTGCCCATTGTGGGGTACCTgctggagaagaggaagaaagacaCCAATCAGTGGGTCGCCATCAATGCAGTCAATGAGCCAATAGAAG ACACAAAAAGTGCAGTGAAAGATGTCACTGAAGGAAGTGAATATCAGTTTAGAGTATCAGCAATTAACGAATCAGGTGCTGGAGACCCAAGCCCCCCTTCTGAAATGGTTTGTGCCAAGAATCCCAACA TGAGGCCATGTTTCAAAGATCCAGAAGATTTCATGGTCGTCAGAGCGGGCAATTCAGTTCggattaaaattaaatatgag GCTGAACCTCCTCCTCAGATCACCTGGCTAAAGGACGATGAGCCCATCTCTCCATGGATTAACGTTATCAATACAGAAGGACTGTCTCAGCTTGTTATTCCATCATCAAAGCGCTCCGACTCAGCTGTGTACACAATCATAGCTAAAAACTTAGTGGGAGAGGCTTCCTTTGATATTGAAGTTAGAGTCACTG ATGAACCTAAGAGCCCGGGTCCAGTGGAGATAGAGCAGACAGTGCACGGAAAACTGTTGATCTCATGGGCGCCCTCACCTGATCAGGAGCTGGACGACCGCCTGTACTATGTGGTGTCTCAGTGCGATTCAAACAACCGGATGTGGAAAAATGTGGCTGACCGTCTCTTCACCAACAGCTACACAGCCATCAACATCTCTCCTGGCATCGAGTACCGCTTTAGGATCTTTGCCAAGAATGACATGGGCCTGTCCGATCCATCACATTCTCCTCCCTGGGGAGTCAATAACAACAGAG TTCCTATTCCAACAAATGGACTGAATTCAACAGAAGTGAGCTTTGAGAGGCCCCCCTCCATCTTGGTCCCTCTCAAAGTTCACACCCCACCCAAGGGTTACCAGCTCTTCATGACATGTGCAGTACGAGGATGCCCCACCCCCAACATCTCATGGTACTTGGACAACATCTGCATCAACTCAGACAACCACTACTACATGACCAACTCTTTCGGTGTCTGCTCCCTGTACATTCTCCGAGTTCGGCCCAAAGACAGTGGGGAGTACAAAGTGGTGGCAGTCAATTCATTTGGACAAGCAGAGTGCTCCACTAAACTCATAGTTAAAG AATAA